A single genomic interval of Flavobacteriales bacterium harbors:
- a CDS encoding MBOAT family protein — translation MLFNSIEFFIFFPVVFITYYVIPHRFRWIFLLIASYYFYMSWKPEYAILIMASTVIDYFTGLGIGNSNSKKLKLSLLAVSLSTNLGLLFTFKYFNFFIDSLNAISSLFPHGPTLSNANLILPVGISFYTFQTLSYTIDIYKGGQAPERNFGKFALFVSFFPQLVAGPIERSVHLLPQFSRKIEFNYGLAVSGMRLMLWGLFKKMVIADRLALIVNEVYGNHENYMGFQLILGTVFFAFQIYCDFSGYSDIAIGLARTLGFDLMTNFTLPYFSKNIREFWSRWHISLSTWFRDYVYLPLGGNRVTESRWFFNLFITFLISGLWHGANWTFVIWGALHGTYLIAAIVRDKILNHFNLTQLKFNSDNLFGRIANVAFTFALACIGWVFFRADNVSDAFDIISNMAHISKSQIGFFAFGESLKDELLVSLIFLPIMIVAEYLTRKGTVEGIVGKLPWYGRWTLYLVFGLFITLFSVFGSHEFIYFQF, via the coding sequence ATGCTTTTCAACTCTATCGAGTTTTTCATTTTTTTCCCGGTGGTATTCATCACCTATTATGTAATTCCCCATCGGTTCCGTTGGATTTTTCTGCTTATTGCCAGCTACTACTTCTATATGAGTTGGAAGCCAGAATACGCGATACTCATCATGGCAAGTACGGTAATCGATTATTTTACTGGGCTAGGAATTGGAAATAGCAACAGCAAGAAACTCAAACTCTCGTTATTGGCAGTAAGCCTTAGCACCAATTTAGGGCTGCTATTCACATTCAAATATTTCAATTTTTTTATCGACTCGTTGAATGCCATTTCAAGCTTATTTCCACATGGCCCAACCCTAAGCAATGCAAATCTGATACTGCCAGTGGGTATTTCATTTTACACTTTTCAAACGCTTAGCTACACCATAGACATTTACAAAGGCGGACAAGCTCCAGAGCGGAATTTTGGAAAATTCGCTCTTTTTGTTTCGTTTTTCCCACAGCTTGTTGCAGGACCAATTGAACGGTCAGTACACCTGCTTCCACAGTTCAGTAGAAAGATTGAATTCAATTACGGTCTGGCAGTTTCCGGCATGCGACTTATGCTTTGGGGGCTATTCAAAAAAATGGTGATTGCCGATCGACTTGCGCTCATCGTTAATGAGGTTTACGGAAACCACGAAAACTATATGGGTTTTCAGCTCATATTAGGAACCGTGTTCTTCGCATTCCAGATCTACTGCGATTTCTCTGGATATTCCGACATAGCCATTGGTTTGGCCCGAACACTAGGATTTGATCTCATGACCAATTTTACGCTACCATATTTCTCCAAGAACATTCGAGAATTCTGGTCACGATGGCATATTTCGCTCAGTACTTGGTTCAGAGATTACGTCTATCTTCCGCTTGGTGGAAACCGGGTAACCGAATCCAGATGGTTCTTCAATCTATTCATCACATTCCTTATCAGTGGGCTATGGCACGGTGCCAATTGGACCTTTGTCATCTGGGGAGCGCTTCATGGAACGTATCTGATAGCGGCCATTGTTCGCGATAAGATTTTAAATCACTTCAATCTAACGCAGTTAAAATTCAACTCTGACAATCTATTCGGTCGGATCGCCAACGTGGCTTTTACGTTTGCATTGGCATGTATTGGATGGGTATTTTTCAGAGCTGATAATGTATCTGATGCTTTTGACATCATTAGCAATATGGCCCATATCAGCAAAAGTCAAATTGGCTTTTTTGCGTTCGGAGAATCGTTGAAAGATGAACTTCTTGTCTCATTGATTTTTCTTCCCATAATGATCGTTGCAGAATACTTGACAAGAAAAGGAACCGTTGAGGGAATTGTAGGCAAACTGCCTTGGTACGGAAGATGGACCCTTTATCTGGTCTTCGGATTGTTTATCACGCTATTCTCCGTTTTCGGCAGTCACGAATTCATTTATTTTCAATTCTAA
- a CDS encoding DegT/DnrJ/EryC1/StrS family aminotransferase — MTQKPIYVTQSFLPPIEEYQKRINDIWESGHLTNHGPNVLQLELELKKHLGVKHLFLVNNGTIALQIAIKALDLQREIITTPFSYVATVSSIVWENCKPVFVDINNRDFCIDPSKIEEAITKNTTAILATHVYGHPCDVMELERIATKHKLKVIYDAAHAFGVKRAGVSILNHGDISTLSFHATKIFHTGEGGAIVTNDDDLAVRIEYMRNFGHDGPEKFQGVGVNGKVSEFHGAMGLSVLPHMGKIVHHRKHAVELYTQLLGNDDRLYLINSKSNVLHNFSYFPIVFANEQTLLTVMKALNENNIFPRRYFYPSLNKLPYVTEQIMPVAEDISTRVLCLPLSSEISDTDIQRISNCILNHITE, encoded by the coding sequence ATGACGCAAAAGCCGATTTACGTTACCCAATCGTTTTTACCTCCTATTGAAGAATATCAAAAGAGGATAAATGACATATGGGAATCTGGACACTTAACCAACCATGGACCTAACGTTTTACAGTTAGAATTGGAGTTAAAGAAGCATTTGGGAGTGAAGCACTTGTTCTTGGTGAACAACGGGACAATTGCCTTGCAGATAGCTATAAAAGCGCTAGATCTCCAACGTGAGATCATCACAACCCCTTTTTCCTACGTAGCTACAGTTTCATCAATCGTTTGGGAAAATTGCAAACCCGTTTTTGTCGATATAAACAATCGCGATTTCTGCATTGATCCGTCTAAAATAGAAGAAGCCATTACGAAAAACACCACGGCCATTTTAGCAACTCATGTTTACGGTCACCCCTGCGATGTAATGGAACTTGAACGCATTGCAACCAAACACAAGCTGAAAGTAATTTATGATGCTGCCCATGCATTTGGCGTGAAACGTGCTGGAGTTTCAATCCTGAATCATGGCGATATTTCGACCTTGAGTTTCCATGCAACCAAAATATTTCATACCGGAGAAGGGGGTGCGATTGTAACTAATGATGACGATCTGGCCGTTCGCATTGAATATATGCGAAATTTCGGTCATGATGGGCCTGAGAAATTTCAAGGAGTTGGAGTAAACGGAAAAGTGTCAGAATTTCATGGTGCGATGGGGCTCTCGGTTCTTCCTCACATGGGAAAAATCGTCCACCACAGAAAACATGCGGTTGAACTGTACACTCAATTGCTTGGAAACGATGACCGACTTTACCTTATTAATTCGAAGAGCAATGTTCTGCACAATTTCTCTTACTTTCCAATTGTATTTGCAAATGAACAGACTCTCTTGACCGTAATGAAGGCGCTAAATGAAAACAACATATTTCCAAGGAGGTACTTCTATCCATCTCTCAATAAGTTGCCTTATGTTACTGAGCAAATAATGCCCGTTGCAGAAGACATTTCAACTCGGGTGCTTTGCCTTCCACTTTCTTCAGAAATATCTGATACCGATATTCAGCGTATTTCGAATTGCATTCTCAACCATATCACCGAATAA
- a CDS encoding dTDP-4-amino-4,6-dideoxyglucose formyltransferase has protein sequence MKLRVLLISDIGFQIDHFRKLFAQHRCLEFAELTVHCSPGSEKELNTVVPAVSALNIKEHANKIAQSFDLIISYHCRQLFPSEIVRTVRCINIHPGFNPYNKGWYPGVFSIANGLPAGATIHEIDEKIDNGPIIAQKRIEILPEDTSGTVYPKIIEAEYELLEEWFMPMLTGKYTTFLPKEKGNLNYKKDFYALQELDLKEKLTMKDCINKLRALTHPPFQNAFYLDKETGDRIYISVTLNRKSSS, from the coding sequence ATGAAATTACGCGTTTTGCTCATATCAGATATTGGTTTTCAAATAGACCATTTCAGGAAACTGTTTGCCCAACATCGTTGCTTGGAATTTGCAGAACTTACCGTTCATTGTTCACCGGGAAGTGAAAAGGAATTGAATACAGTGGTACCTGCCGTATCTGCCTTAAATATCAAAGAACACGCTAATAAAATAGCGCAAAGCTTCGATCTGATAATCTCATATCATTGTCGGCAATTGTTTCCTTCCGAAATTGTCAGAACGGTTCGATGCATCAATATCCATCCTGGGTTTAATCCGTATAATAAAGGATGGTATCCGGGTGTATTTAGCATTGCCAATGGCCTACCTGCAGGCGCCACTATTCACGAGATAGATGAGAAAATTGACAATGGGCCTATCATTGCGCAAAAACGAATAGAAATCCTTCCCGAAGACACTTCTGGAACAGTATATCCAAAAATCATTGAAGCAGAATATGAGCTATTGGAAGAATGGTTTATGCCTATGCTAACGGGTAAATACACCACGTTTTTGCCAAAAGAAAAAGGCAATCTCAATTACAAGAAAGACTTTTACGCACTGCAGGAATTGGACCTCAAAGAGAAACTTACAATGAAAGATTGTATAAACAAGCTACGCGCACTAACCCATCCTCCATTTCAAAATGCGTTTTACTTAGATAAAGAAACAGGCGATAGAATTTACATATCTGTAACGTTAAACCGAAAGTCGAGCAGTTGA
- a CDS encoding glycosyltransferase gives MIKTEENADITVSVAIITYNQENYISETIEGILGQQTNFRFNIFIGEDCGSDGTFDICKRYEQQNDNIHVLGGSKNLGVSKNFLRTLDACNGEFVAICEGDDYWIDRFKLQKQVETMRSDESLSMVFTNASKLIRGEYYPFYVNDWPPEHKLDLRGYLSIKFPIPTATALIRNESVKIFVDFFRNVAHRVFHADYLLWCMVAQSGQILFLNQDTAVYREHSSSILRSTPSKIMLQRGLELDHILAKLLGDEFKLRFLGNNWWNYLELSFIEIESRNWLWSIVYLYKAIWNSLVYRTISPWRLVKDYLFRVKRRITN, from the coding sequence ATGATTAAGACGGAAGAAAATGCAGATATCACTGTGAGTGTTGCCATTATAACCTACAACCAAGAAAATTACATTTCAGAAACAATAGAAGGCATACTTGGTCAACAAACAAACTTCAGGTTCAACATTTTTATTGGTGAGGATTGTGGATCAGATGGCACATTTGACATATGCAAGCGTTACGAGCAACAAAACGATAACATACATGTACTTGGCGGTTCAAAAAATTTAGGAGTGAGTAAAAATTTTTTACGAACCTTGGATGCTTGCAATGGGGAATTCGTAGCAATATGCGAAGGGGATGATTATTGGATCGACCGTTTCAAATTGCAAAAGCAAGTCGAGACAATGCGTTCAGATGAATCGCTATCTATGGTATTTACCAATGCGAGTAAACTGATTCGTGGCGAATATTATCCATTCTACGTGAATGATTGGCCTCCCGAACATAAGTTGGATCTTAGAGGATACCTTTCCATTAAATTCCCGATTCCTACAGCCACGGCTCTTATACGAAACGAATCTGTCAAAATATTTGTTGATTTTTTCAGAAATGTCGCCCATCGGGTTTTTCATGCAGATTATCTTCTCTGGTGTATGGTTGCGCAAAGCGGGCAGATATTGTTCCTGAATCAAGATACTGCAGTATACAGAGAACATTCAAGCAGCATTTTGCGATCTACCCCAAGTAAGATAATGCTACAGCGTGGACTTGAATTAGACCACATTCTTGCGAAACTTCTTGGAGATGAGTTTAAACTTCGTTTTCTAGGCAACAATTGGTGGAATTATCTCGAACTATCTTTCATAGAAATTGAGTCAAGAAATTGGCTTTGGTCCATCGTTTATCTGTATAAGGCAATATGGAATTCTCTTGTATACCGCACTATAAGCCCATGGAGGCTGGTTAAAGATTACCTATTCCGTGTAAAGAGACGAATAACAAATTAG
- a CDS encoding glycosyltransferase, producing MNQPPLVSICIITYNQVNYIRQAIESALMQEGMLNVEVVISDDRSTDGTDTIAQQYAEEHEKISFIQPEKNLGVCGNWAHAIQACSGKYIALLEGDDFWTDPVKLKKQVALLEKDANMSGCFSNATVIGPENVVSDYPYVPDEKFKNLSSTMFFEKNLNPVPTCTLVFRRSNFIGFPSVYYKSPFADWILHTLLIQQGDYVYLNESTSSYRKHDAGVWSGLKQEKQMLNKLKALHIIRSLIRDEFKKENLRAIQLQLDAMLYFYRDNKLRIKFLSTWLKLKAL from the coding sequence ATGAATCAACCTCCACTGGTTAGCATATGCATAATCACTTACAACCAAGTAAATTACATAAGGCAAGCTATTGAAAGTGCCTTGATGCAGGAAGGTATGCTGAACGTTGAAGTTGTTATTTCTGACGATCGATCTACCGATGGTACTGATACTATTGCACAGCAATATGCCGAAGAGCATGAGAAGATCAGTTTCATTCAGCCAGAAAAAAACCTTGGAGTGTGCGGCAATTGGGCGCATGCCATCCAAGCTTGCTCAGGAAAGTATATTGCATTGCTGGAAGGTGATGATTTCTGGACCGACCCGGTAAAATTGAAAAAACAGGTAGCGTTACTTGAAAAGGACGCAAATATGTCTGGTTGTTTCAGCAATGCAACTGTTATTGGTCCAGAAAATGTAGTATCAGATTATCCATATGTTCCGGACGAGAAGTTTAAGAATTTAAGTAGCACCATGTTTTTTGAAAAAAATCTCAATCCTGTTCCAACTTGTACACTGGTTTTCAGGCGTTCAAATTTCATAGGGTTTCCATCTGTTTACTACAAAAGTCCCTTTGCTGATTGGATCTTGCACACATTATTGATTCAACAGGGTGATTACGTCTATTTGAATGAATCGACATCTAGCTACAGGAAACACGATGCAGGAGTTTGGTCTGGACTGAAGCAAGAAAAACAAATGCTCAATAAACTGAAAGCGCTGCATATTATTAGATCCTTGATTCGAGATGAGTTTAAAAAAGAAAACCTCAGGGCCATTCAACTACAGCTTGATGCAATGCTCTATTTTTACAGAGATAATAAACTTCGAATTAAATTTCTATCCACTTGGCTGAAGTTGAAAGCGCTTTGA
- a CDS encoding glycosyltransferase encodes MAEVESALTRPEGISVIICCYNSENRITPTLEHLFLQKIEFELRWEIIVVDNNCTDNTNELATSLLTSTSHVPFKIVSQPIPGLMNAREMGIEYATFNFLLFVDDDNSLCNNYVGSIFTALSTNPSYGMIGGKGIPVIEGKTPDWFPELSYCFAVGDQGVPDNQNIIETELLYGAGMALRYEAIAKIKNAGFQSMLVGRKGASLSSGEDNEIAWALKMAGYKIGYISSLTFNHHLPQGRLNWAYMKKLFYHFGQAKPRLDLYRDAIELKPRLKNNRLPYWIDRAIFLIKQAFPDLFLVVRSHFSDTEGNIKILFAFGRMGEIMDLLKMRGEYLRFSAIVHDFRQRLHENEK; translated from the coding sequence TTGGCTGAAGTTGAAAGCGCTTTGACACGACCGGAAGGTATTTCGGTAATCATTTGTTGTTATAATAGCGAAAATAGGATAACTCCTACCCTTGAGCATCTTTTCCTTCAAAAAATTGAGTTTGAACTGAGATGGGAAATCATCGTGGTTGATAATAATTGTACTGACAACACGAATGAATTGGCCACTTCATTATTAACATCGACAAGTCATGTTCCTTTCAAAATAGTTTCTCAGCCTATTCCAGGCCTGATGAATGCGAGAGAAATGGGCATTGAATATGCAACGTTCAACTTCCTGCTTTTTGTCGATGACGACAATAGTCTGTGCAATAATTATGTAGGATCCATTTTCACAGCTTTGTCCACCAATCCTTCATATGGGATGATAGGAGGAAAAGGAATACCAGTGATTGAAGGAAAAACACCCGATTGGTTTCCTGAACTTTCCTATTGCTTTGCGGTGGGAGATCAAGGTGTTCCAGATAATCAGAATATCATAGAAACCGAACTTCTCTATGGTGCGGGTATGGCCCTACGCTATGAAGCAATAGCGAAAATTAAAAATGCAGGATTTCAAAGCATGTTGGTTGGAAGGAAAGGTGCAAGCCTTTCTTCTGGAGAAGACAACGAAATTGCATGGGCATTAAAGATGGCTGGATATAAGATCGGATACATTTCTTCATTGACATTTAATCACCATCTACCTCAAGGAAGACTCAATTGGGCTTACATGAAAAAGCTTTTCTACCATTTTGGTCAAGCAAAACCCAGATTGGACCTATATCGAGATGCAATTGAATTGAAGCCAAGGTTAAAAAACAATCGACTTCCGTATTGGATCGACAGGGCAATTTTCCTAATTAAACAAGCATTCCCTGATCTCTTTCTGGTCGTGAGGAGTCATTTCAGCGATACCGAAGGAAACATCAAGATTTTGTTTGCCTTCGGTCGGATGGGAGAAATCATGGATCTGCTCAAAATGCGTGGTGAATACCTTAGATTCAGCGCCATCGTACATGATTTCAGACAACGATTGCACGAGAATGAAAAGTAA
- a CDS encoding glycosyltransferase, translated as MKSNSLSNSDKTLTVLMPVYNAAPFLNQAIDSILSQTFENFDLLIINDGSTDKSVEIIESYSDNRIRIIHNRENMGLIASLNLGMEQIKTKYIARADADDVCLPARLENQVGYMDAHPNVGICGTWFENFDKNGLQLGARYANDNLHIKLKHLYQIHVSHGTAIFRNSVIKDNNLKFNPEFAHAEDYDFFDRMGQVCELANLPKVLYQVRQHEQSVSKTFSTTQQENSERVKARIFQRMGITVNSTELELYRTLQHQSYYELRQNAEQLLSLLNRMFEANLESQLFPVEFFRKHLFATWFSYCNANSNRRFPAHQWLKKAVFVNGSNLSFTQLLKLRIKEVIRQ; from the coding sequence ATGAAAAGTAATTCTCTTTCAAATTCAGATAAGACGTTAACCGTTCTTATGCCGGTCTATAACGCAGCGCCTTTTCTAAATCAGGCTATTGACAGCATTTTATCACAAACCTTTGAGAATTTCGATTTACTTATTATCAATGACGGATCTACGGATAAATCTGTAGAAATAATTGAATCTTATTCAGACAACAGGATAAGAATAATCCACAACCGGGAAAATATGGGGCTGATAGCTTCTCTTAACCTGGGAATGGAGCAAATAAAAACGAAATACATTGCTAGAGCAGACGCTGATGATGTGTGTCTTCCCGCCCGTTTAGAGAATCAGGTTGGATATATGGATGCACACCCTAACGTAGGTATATGTGGTACGTGGTTCGAAAATTTCGACAAGAACGGTTTACAGCTAGGTGCCCGTTATGCCAATGACAACCTGCATATCAAACTCAAACACCTGTACCAAATTCACGTTTCTCACGGAACAGCTATTTTCCGTAACTCGGTGATAAAAGACAATAACCTTAAGTTCAATCCCGAATTTGCCCATGCAGAAGATTACGACTTCTTCGACCGAATGGGGCAGGTATGTGAATTGGCTAATCTTCCTAAAGTATTATACCAAGTTCGACAGCATGAACAAAGTGTTTCAAAGACCTTCTCGACAACTCAACAAGAAAACTCTGAGCGAGTAAAAGCTCGGATTTTTCAAAGAATGGGAATAACTGTAAATTCAACTGAACTTGAACTTTACAGAACACTGCAACATCAATCCTATTATGAATTGAGACAGAATGCTGAGCAACTATTATCATTATTGAATCGAATGTTTGAGGCCAACTTGGAAAGCCAATTATTTCCCGTTGAGTTCTTTAGAAAGCATCTGTTTGCAACATGGTTTAGCTATTGCAACGCCAATTCTAATCGAAGATTCCCCGCACATCAATGGCTTAAAAAAGCTGTATTTGTGAATGGCAGTAATCTGAGTTTCACACAGCTACTCAAGCTCAGAATCAAGGAGGTGATTCGCCAATGA
- a CDS encoding glycosyltransferase encodes MNNIKPVFSVIIPTYNRSHSVVEAVESVLAQTFEDFELLVIDDGSTDNTRELIGPFAEKDLRIKYVYQENAERSAARNHGIRLAKGQYICFLDSDDLYLPDHLQQFRKAIEINEFPVAMLVSNVVYPTENSFTEVGQFVTDTNDPMELVVKTPICSQQMCIHTQILKEEQFDTNIRIGEDQELWTRILKKHTLIKSNQATVVIRDLGDRTIDFTKIDSHIANLNLKKLLIKADTDNRIRPEWRRFMLSGAYYKLATVHLHRGEKGAFFWNMLCSFVVSPTHYWKDKVLVVFSALPLLNKFAKGKL; translated from the coding sequence ATGAATAACATCAAGCCTGTCTTCTCAGTCATAATCCCCACCTACAATAGATCGCATTCGGTGGTAGAAGCCGTTGAAAGCGTACTAGCTCAAACATTCGAGGATTTTGAGCTTCTAGTCATTGATGATGGCTCTACTGATAACACGCGCGAATTGATTGGGCCTTTTGCAGAAAAAGATCTTCGAATAAAATACGTTTATCAGGAAAATGCAGAACGAAGTGCTGCCAGAAACCATGGAATCCGACTTGCCAAAGGCCAGTACATTTGCTTTCTAGACAGCGATGACCTTTATCTGCCCGATCATCTGCAACAATTTCGAAAAGCAATTGAAATCAATGAATTTCCCGTGGCAATGTTGGTTTCGAATGTTGTGTATCCCACTGAAAACAGCTTTACTGAGGTGGGACAATTTGTGACCGACACGAATGACCCCATGGAGTTAGTGGTTAAAACGCCAATCTGTTCGCAGCAGATGTGCATCCATACTCAAATTCTGAAGGAAGAGCAGTTCGATACGAACATAAGGATCGGAGAGGATCAGGAACTTTGGACTCGAATTTTAAAAAAACATACGCTCATAAAATCTAATCAGGCTACGGTTGTGATTCGAGACCTTGGTGATCGCACAATCGATTTTACCAAAATAGATAGTCACATTGCCAATCTGAACCTGAAGAAATTGCTGATAAAAGCTGACACTGATAACAGAATCAGACCTGAATGGAGACGATTCATGTTAAGCGGGGCATACTATAAATTAGCAACGGTTCATCTGCATAGAGGCGAAAAAGGAGCATTCTTTTGGAATATGTTGTGCTCGTTTGTTGTTTCGCCAACTCACTACTGGAAAGACAAAGTACTTGTCGTATTTTCCGCATTGCCTCTTCTAAATAAATTCGCAAAAGGTAAATTGTGA
- a CDS encoding glycosyltransferase, with the protein MRILQVIPTLGRGGAERLVLNISEALEKLGHEVLIVIFRPEIGYPELVGNLNVQVVPSRVSYSVLGKDILETDEFDKLVAKYKPDVIHSHLLESEFVSRRNPAKGVTYVTHWHGCHPPTNPRSFSDYFKKDTWWNINAIRLLQRGYAKCDNQFICISEFIGNYVMRALHPKKDHLKVILNGCDINEFIYEGLEKDNNTFTLLSVGSFHAYKNHIFLLKVMKHLSDNGVNDLRLQFLGDGAERQQLENFVKSNDLNNQVEFLGYVKNPNSYMNQAHALVHSAIDEPFGLILLEAMSVGLPIVAFNSGGVPEIVENGKTGFLTDVNDIDGFANSILKLKSDPSLVAQFSKAGRASVQKFNMIDYVKKIEALYFELVKTKPV; encoded by the coding sequence ATGAGAATCCTTCAGGTAATTCCAACTCTTGGTCGTGGTGGAGCCGAAAGACTGGTTCTGAACATATCCGAGGCGCTTGAGAAATTAGGGCACGAAGTTCTCATCGTCATTTTTAGGCCGGAAATCGGTTATCCGGAACTTGTCGGGAATCTTAACGTTCAAGTCGTTCCAAGTCGTGTCAGTTATTCGGTATTAGGAAAAGATATTCTCGAAACTGATGAATTCGACAAACTGGTTGCGAAATACAAACCAGATGTGATTCACTCTCATTTACTAGAATCTGAATTCGTGAGCAGACGCAATCCCGCGAAAGGAGTGACTTATGTAACGCACTGGCATGGTTGCCATCCACCAACAAATCCACGCTCATTTTCGGATTATTTTAAAAAAGATACTTGGTGGAACATCAATGCTATAAGACTGCTACAGCGCGGCTATGCGAAATGCGATAACCAATTCATATGTATATCGGAATTCATTGGAAACTACGTTATGCGCGCATTGCACCCAAAGAAGGATCATTTAAAGGTGATCCTAAACGGATGCGATATAAATGAATTCATTTATGAAGGATTAGAAAAAGACAACAACACATTCACTCTACTGAGTGTGGGATCATTCCATGCTTACAAGAATCATATCTTCTTGTTGAAAGTGATGAAACACCTATCTGATAATGGAGTGAACGATTTAAGACTACAATTCTTGGGCGATGGTGCGGAAAGACAGCAACTTGAAAACTTTGTGAAATCAAACGACTTAAACAATCAGGTTGAATTTTTGGGATATGTAAAAAACCCAAACAGTTACATGAATCAGGCACATGCATTGGTTCATTCTGCTATTGACGAGCCATTTGGCTTGATTCTGTTAGAAGCCATGAGCGTTGGACTTCCAATTGTGGCGTTTAATTCTGGAGGAGTTCCAGAAATCGTTGAAAACGGAAAAACCGGATTTCTTACTGACGTGAATGACATTGATGGATTTGCAAATTCTATTCTCAAATTAAAATCAGACCCTTCATTGGTTGCCCAATTCAGCAAAGCAGGAAGAGCCTCCGTTCAGAAATTCAATATGATCGATTACGTTAAGAAAATCGAAGCGCTGTATTTTGAATTAGTCAAAACCAAACCCGTTTAA